One window from the genome of Pandoraea fibrosis encodes:
- a CDS encoding error-prone DNA polymerase, with protein sequence MNVDDFLPWQGPTEGLAANDESIEPADPRAADDGSLPAYAELHCLSNFSFQRGASHPEELIARAAHLGYTALAITDECSLAGVVRALAEGVKHRSVSLIVGSEFRLTPQSESDMLGTVHLVALAQHREGYGNLSEMITLGRMRGPKRSYRLHAQDFSAPSGEQAHLRGLPGCLMILVPDADASHECTLAQTRWAAQTFGEGRVWLALERRHRADDEAHLARLRAISAECGVPLVATGHVLMHVRSRKPLQDTLTAIGLGKPVQACGLALAANAEQHLRTRLRLAWLYPPDTLAETVAIAARCHFDLRSLRYEYPEELVPAGHTPVTYLQQEVEAGAKRRYPNGVPQKVRKLIEDELALIRELEYEPYFLTVYDIVSFARSQDILCQGRGSAANSAVCYCLGITAVNPDEAQVLFGRFLSKERKEPPDIDVDFEHQKREIVIQYIYDKYGNDRAALAATVICYRMRSAVRDIGRALGIDLSIVEQVAQSQQWWDGRDNLLARMAAQGLSPDAPTTQLWADLVARLIGFPRHLSQHVGGFVISRDRLSRLVPIAPAAMEKRYVIQWDKDDIETLELLKVDVLALGMLSALRRTLDLLGEWRGAPMELADIPRDDPATYGMIRRADTVGVFQIESRAQMSMLPRLKPEKFYDLVVQVAIVRPGPIQGGMVHPYLKRRKMRQEDIPYPREEIKEALERTLGVPIFQEQVMQIAMIAADFTPGDADQLRRSMAAWKRKGGLEKFQTRIVGGMLKNGYPQAFAEAICRQIEGFGEYGFPESHAASFALLAYASAWLKCHAPEMFLCGLLNSLPMGFYTASQLVQDARRHRVEVRAIDVCVSDVESRPEARIGRYGNARRPAVRLGLSLVRGLSDDGAKAIERARRQRPFTDIDDLTARAALSRRDLDALAAADALSALLGGRRQARWTVAAWQPPTPLLGATALRDAVPGSRDEQVSLPPMPEGQDIVADYASTGLTLRRHPLLLLREKLTRMRVQTAKELQSEGVNGHRVRTAGIVTGRQRPGTANGTVFVSLEDETGVINVIVWPDLVETQRKELLASSLLGVEGVWQREERVTHLVAHRLVDLSSLLGELAVSSRNFH encoded by the coding sequence ATGAATGTCGACGATTTCCTGCCATGGCAAGGCCCGACCGAAGGGTTGGCCGCCAACGACGAGAGTATCGAACCGGCGGACCCGCGCGCAGCCGACGACGGCAGCCTGCCGGCCTATGCCGAACTGCACTGTCTGTCGAATTTCTCGTTTCAGCGCGGGGCGTCGCACCCGGAGGAGCTGATCGCGCGCGCGGCGCATCTGGGTTACACCGCGCTGGCGATAACCGACGAGTGTTCGTTGGCCGGCGTGGTTCGCGCACTGGCCGAAGGGGTCAAGCATCGCTCAGTGTCGTTGATCGTGGGCAGTGAGTTTCGTCTGACGCCGCAGAGCGAATCCGACATGCTTGGCACCGTGCATCTGGTCGCACTGGCGCAGCATCGCGAAGGCTACGGCAATCTCTCCGAGATGATTACGCTCGGTCGCATGCGCGGTCCGAAGCGTAGTTATCGTCTGCATGCACAGGACTTCAGCGCACCGTCGGGCGAGCAGGCGCACCTGCGGGGACTGCCGGGGTGTCTGATGATTCTGGTGCCGGACGCCGACGCGAGTCACGAGTGCACCCTCGCGCAAACCCGCTGGGCCGCGCAAACCTTTGGCGAAGGACGTGTGTGGCTGGCGCTGGAGCGCCGTCATCGTGCAGACGACGAAGCGCATCTGGCCCGTTTGCGTGCGATCTCTGCCGAGTGCGGCGTGCCACTCGTCGCCACCGGCCATGTCCTCATGCATGTGCGCTCGCGCAAGCCCTTGCAGGACACGCTGACCGCCATCGGTTTGGGCAAGCCGGTGCAGGCATGCGGGCTGGCGCTTGCCGCCAATGCCGAGCAGCATCTGCGCACGCGGCTGCGACTCGCGTGGCTTTATCCCCCCGATACGCTCGCGGAAACGGTGGCCATTGCCGCGCGATGCCATTTCGATTTGCGTAGCCTGCGTTACGAGTATCCGGAAGAGCTGGTGCCTGCGGGTCATACCCCGGTGACGTATCTGCAGCAGGAAGTCGAGGCGGGCGCGAAGCGACGCTATCCGAACGGGGTGCCACAAAAGGTGCGCAAGCTCATCGAGGACGAACTGGCGCTCATTCGGGAGCTGGAGTATGAGCCTTACTTCCTGACGGTTTACGACATCGTGAGTTTTGCTCGTAGCCAAGACATCCTGTGTCAGGGGCGAGGATCGGCAGCCAACTCGGCGGTGTGCTATTGCCTCGGTATCACCGCAGTGAATCCGGATGAGGCGCAAGTGCTGTTCGGACGTTTTCTGTCAAAGGAGCGTAAAGAGCCACCGGATATCGATGTGGACTTCGAGCATCAGAAACGCGAGATCGTCATCCAGTACATCTACGACAAGTACGGTAACGACCGGGCAGCGTTGGCGGCGACAGTCATCTGTTATCGCATGCGAAGTGCGGTGCGTGACATAGGTCGAGCACTTGGCATCGATCTGTCGATTGTTGAGCAGGTCGCACAGAGCCAGCAATGGTGGGATGGTCGTGACAATCTGCTCGCGCGTATGGCCGCACAAGGACTTTCTCCAGATGCCCCGACCACGCAGTTATGGGCTGATCTGGTCGCGCGGCTGATCGGCTTTCCACGGCATCTTTCGCAGCACGTCGGTGGTTTCGTTATTTCGCGCGACAGGCTCTCGCGGTTGGTGCCTATCGCTCCGGCTGCGATGGAGAAGCGTTACGTCATTCAATGGGACAAGGATGATATCGAGACACTTGAACTGCTCAAAGTCGACGTGCTCGCGCTTGGGATGCTCAGTGCGTTGCGTCGCACGCTCGATCTGCTTGGCGAGTGGCGCGGCGCACCGATGGAACTCGCCGACATTCCACGAGACGATCCGGCGACGTACGGGATGATTCGTCGTGCGGATACTGTAGGCGTTTTTCAGATCGAGTCGCGTGCGCAAATGAGTATGCTGCCGCGTCTGAAACCGGAAAAGTTCTACGACCTTGTCGTTCAGGTTGCGATCGTGCGGCCGGGACCGATTCAGGGCGGCATGGTGCATCCGTATTTGAAGCGACGAAAGATGAGGCAGGAGGACATCCCCTACCCGCGCGAGGAAATCAAGGAAGCGCTTGAGCGCACGCTCGGGGTGCCGATCTTTCAGGAGCAGGTGATGCAGATCGCGATGATCGCCGCCGACTTCACGCCGGGGGATGCCGATCAACTGCGTCGGTCGATGGCTGCATGGAAGCGCAAAGGCGGTCTCGAAAAATTCCAGACGCGCATCGTCGGCGGGATGCTGAAAAACGGCTATCCGCAGGCGTTCGCCGAGGCCATTTGCCGGCAGATCGAGGGGTTTGGCGAGTACGGCTTTCCCGAGAGTCATGCGGCGAGCTTTGCGTTGCTTGCCTATGCGAGTGCGTGGCTCAAGTGCCATGCGCCGGAGATGTTCCTGTGCGGGTTGCTCAACAGTTTGCCGATGGGGTTCTATACGGCATCGCAATTGGTGCAGGATGCGCGGCGCCATCGCGTCGAGGTACGCGCCATCGATGTTTGCGTGAGCGATGTGGAGTCGCGTCCCGAAGCGCGGATCGGACGGTATGGCAATGCACGCCGGCCGGCAGTGCGGTTGGGGCTATCGTTGGTCAGGGGCTTGTCCGACGATGGTGCGAAGGCCATCGAACGGGCGCGCCGGCAACGCCCGTTCACCGACATCGACGATCTGACGGCGCGGGCGGCATTGTCGCGACGGGATCTCGATGCGCTCGCCGCTGCCGATGCGCTCTCGGCATTGCTGGGCGGGCGGCGTCAGGCGCGCTGGACGGTCGCGGCATGGCAGCCGCCGACACCGCTGTTGGGGGCGACCGCGTTGCGCGACGCCGTGCCGGGCAGTCGCGATGAGCAGGTGTCATTGCCGCCGATGCCCGAGGGGCAGGACATCGTGGCCGACTACGCGAGCACCGGGCTGACGCTACGTCGTCACCCGTTGCTGCTGTTGCGGGAGAAGCTCACGAGGATGCGCGTACAAACGGCGAAGGAATTGCAGTCCGAGGGGGTGAACGGCCATCGGGTGCGCACGGCAGGCATCGTGACGGGACGGCAACGGCCGGGCACGGCCAATGGCACGGTCTTCGTGTCGCTGGAAGACGAGACCGGCGTCATCAACGTGATCGTCTGGCCCGATCTGGTCGAGACGCAGCGCAAGGAGTTGCTGGCGTCGTCCTTATTGGGGGTGGAAGGGGTCTGGCAACGCGAGGAGCGAGTGACCCATCTGGTCGCCCATCGCCTGGTCGATCTCTCGTCGTTGCTGGGCGAACTCGCGGTCTCGAGTCGGAACTTTCACTAA
- a CDS encoding type II toxin-antitoxin system RelE/ParE family toxin produces MRWRAVERVAMRKLQQLHAAATLGFLRAPPGNRLEALRGTRLGQYSIRINDQWRLCFRFDAGNASDVEIVDYH; encoded by the coding sequence ATGCGCTGGCGCGCAGTCGAACGGGTCGCCATGCGCAAGCTTCAGCAATTGCACGCGGCCGCGACACTCGGCTTCTTGCGCGCGCCACCGGGCAATCGGCTTGAAGCGCTCCGAGGCACGCGTCTGGGGCAGTACAGCATTCGGATCAACGATCAATGGCGTTTGTGCTTTCGCTTCGATGCGGGCAACGCCTCTGACGTTGAGATCGTGGACTACCACTGA
- a CDS encoding HigA family addiction module antitoxin → MTRQVPLATPGEILAQEWLGPMGISQYALAKAIEVPPRRINEIVLGKRAITVDTALRLGAFFGVDAQSWLNLQNQYDAEIARANMVDVLREIKRRARDILSVA, encoded by the coding sequence ATGACCCGACAAGTACCGCTCGCAACCCCCGGCGAGATTCTCGCGCAGGAGTGGCTGGGCCCGATGGGAATTTCTCAATACGCGTTGGCGAAAGCCATCGAGGTGCCGCCCCGCCGCATCAACGAAATCGTACTCGGCAAGCGCGCGATCACCGTCGATACGGCTTTGCGTCTTGGCGCGTTCTTCGGTGTCGATGCGCAAAGCTGGCTCAACCTGCAAAATCAATACGATGCAGAAATCGCGCGTGCCAATATGGTCGACGTGTTGCGCGAGATCAAGCGTCGCGCGCGGGACATTCTCTCGGTGGCGTGA
- a CDS encoding nucleobase:cation symporter-2 family protein, translated as MTQSAAVPVHPVDERLPLPKLFTLGLQHVLVMYAGAVAVPLIVGGALKMSVDQIAFLINADLFACGIATLIQTLGLWIFGLRLPIMMGVTFTAVTPMIAIGTNPDLGLLDIYGATIAAGIIGILIAPFIGKLLRLFPPVVTGTVITVIGISLMGVGINWAAGGFGNPDYGNPLYLGVSFAVLLCILFITKYVRGFFSNIAVLLGILFGTIVAIALGKVSFAGVSEAAWFGFVMPFHFGVPRFDPIAIATMTLVMLVTFIESTGMFLAVGDIVGRPVDQKTLVRGLRVDGLGTVIGGIFNTFPYTSFSQNVGLVGVTGVKSRWVCAMGGLILIVLGMFPKVAHVVASVPQFVLGGAGIVMFGMVTATGVKILSTVDLSKNRYNLYIIAISIGVGMIPVASDKFFMKLPHALAPFFHSGILLASISAVLLNAHFNGLRSEEEASALAQEAGKQADAAH; from the coding sequence ATGACGCAATCTGCTGCTGTGCCGGTGCATCCGGTCGACGAGCGCCTGCCGCTCCCCAAGTTGTTCACGCTGGGATTGCAACACGTGCTGGTGATGTATGCGGGGGCGGTGGCGGTGCCGCTGATCGTCGGCGGCGCACTCAAGATGTCGGTCGATCAGATCGCCTTCCTGATCAACGCGGATCTCTTCGCCTGCGGGATCGCGACCTTGATCCAGACGCTCGGCCTCTGGATCTTCGGCTTGCGTCTGCCGATCATGATGGGGGTCACCTTCACCGCCGTCACACCGATGATCGCCATCGGCACGAATCCGGATCTCGGACTGCTCGACATCTATGGCGCGACCATCGCGGCCGGCATCATCGGCATTCTGATCGCACCATTCATCGGGAAGCTGTTACGGCTCTTCCCGCCGGTGGTCACGGGCACCGTCATCACGGTGATCGGCATCTCGCTCATGGGCGTGGGCATCAACTGGGCGGCGGGCGGCTTCGGCAATCCCGACTACGGCAACCCGCTCTATCTGGGGGTGTCGTTCGCGGTACTGCTTTGCATTCTGTTCATCACCAAGTACGTGCGCGGCTTCTTCTCCAACATCGCGGTACTGCTGGGCATTCTTTTCGGCACGATCGTGGCGATTGCACTGGGCAAAGTGTCGTTTGCGGGCGTGTCCGAGGCAGCGTGGTTCGGCTTCGTCATGCCGTTCCATTTCGGCGTGCCGCGCTTCGATCCGATCGCCATAGCGACGATGACGCTGGTCATGCTCGTGACGTTCATCGAATCGACCGGTATGTTCCTCGCGGTGGGCGACATCGTCGGGCGTCCGGTCGATCAGAAGACGCTGGTGCGGGGGTTGCGCGTCGACGGACTGGGTACGGTGATCGGTGGCATTTTCAACACGTTCCCCTACACCTCGTTCTCGCAGAACGTGGGGCTGGTCGGTGTGACCGGCGTGAAAAGCCGCTGGGTGTGCGCGATGGGTGGCCTGATTCTGATTGTGCTTGGCATGTTCCCCAAGGTCGCGCACGTGGTGGCATCGGTGCCGCAGTTCGTGCTCGGGGGCGCCGGCATCGTGATGTTCGGTATGGTGACGGCCACGGGGGTGAAGATTCTCTCGACGGTGGATCTCTCGAAGAATCGCTACAACCTGTACATCATTGCGATCAGCATTGGGGTAGGGATGATTCCGGTGGCCTCGGACAAGTTCTTCATGAAGCTGCCGCACGCCCTTGCGCCGTTCTTCCACAGCGGGATTCTGCTCGCGTCGATCAGCGCGGTGCTGCTCAACGCCCACTTCAACGGTTTGCGAAGCGAGGAAGAAGCCAGCGCGCTGGCACAGGAGGCCGGCAAGCAGGCCGACGCCGCGCACTGA
- a CDS encoding HDOD domain-containing protein: MSLTKEKTLELLWQRMAERGDFPSLQRSVTGIVSAMQSENTSTADLASSVLSDFALTQKVIRLANSAMYAPFGCNVTTVSRAIMILGVDTIGHLALSLKLLEGFGEVAARRDDMARELARATLAGAFARDITAKNGIRDGEEAVVCTLLHHVARLLVTYCFPNEWVEIQAIAAAQGISDSDACEQVLSLSFPELAEAAARKWGLPESIATSMRPIDLEGDAPLSHADWLCAVANMSNEMVTELTRGADPARLAELAERYADRLALDISEVVSVGEEMARDTSHQEFIAISTGASNTRQPPAGKPLDSARRLADGLSEVRAATGETDAVGLLNLTLEAILQSLGFVNCAAFVRAPAGKVFEMRFGIGRDVQPLLGLTFPEAFEPDVFHLALTNGRAILIDNAREPRIVPRIPLWHRQHFSNVKSFFLLPVRQRNQTVALLYGDWGGALCAGGIGAKEMEFLHHMGEEISSKLESVAQQNASTGNTGDSLARRPSGSTGTTGTR; encoded by the coding sequence ATGAGTCTTACCAAAGAAAAAACGCTCGAATTACTATGGCAGCGCATGGCCGAGCGCGGCGACTTCCCGTCGCTGCAACGCTCGGTCACGGGCATTGTGTCCGCCATGCAAAGCGAGAACACGAGCACGGCCGATCTCGCGTCGTCGGTACTCTCCGACTTTGCCCTCACCCAGAAAGTGATCCGCCTGGCCAACTCCGCCATGTATGCGCCGTTCGGCTGCAACGTGACGACGGTCTCGCGCGCGATCATGATTCTGGGCGTCGATACGATCGGTCACCTCGCCCTGAGCCTGAAGCTGCTCGAGGGTTTCGGCGAGGTTGCCGCTCGTCGCGACGACATGGCCCGCGAACTGGCCCGCGCCACGCTGGCCGGCGCCTTTGCGCGCGACATCACGGCGAAGAACGGTATCCGCGACGGCGAAGAAGCGGTCGTTTGCACGTTGCTGCACCATGTGGCGCGACTGCTCGTGACCTATTGCTTCCCGAACGAATGGGTGGAAATTCAGGCCATTGCGGCCGCACAGGGCATCAGCGACAGCGACGCCTGCGAACAGGTGTTGAGCCTCTCGTTCCCTGAACTGGCGGAAGCTGCGGCCCGCAAGTGGGGACTGCCCGAGTCGATTGCGACGAGCATGCGCCCGATCGATCTGGAAGGCGACGCCCCGCTCTCGCACGCCGACTGGCTGTGCGCCGTGGCGAACATGTCCAACGAGATGGTCACGGAACTCACGCGCGGGGCCGACCCGGCGCGGCTTGCCGAACTGGCCGAGCGTTATGCCGACCGTCTCGCGCTGGACATCAGCGAGGTCGTTTCCGTGGGCGAAGAGATGGCGCGAGACACGAGCCATCAGGAATTCATCGCCATCAGCACCGGGGCATCGAACACGCGTCAACCGCCGGCAGGCAAGCCGCTGGACTCGGCACGGCGTCTGGCCGACGGTCTCTCGGAAGTGCGTGCCGCGACTGGCGAAACCGATGCCGTCGGGTTGCTCAACCTGACGCTCGAGGCAATTCTTCAGTCGCTGGGCTTCGTCAATTGCGCGGCGTTTGTGCGCGCACCGGCAGGCAAGGTGTTCGAAATGCGCTTCGGCATCGGACGCGACGTGCAGCCGCTGCTCGGCCTGACGTTTCCCGAAGCCTTCGAGCCCGACGTCTTCCATCTGGCGCTGACCAACGGCCGTGCCATTCTGATCGACAACGCCCGCGAGCCACGCATCGTGCCGCGTATTCCGCTGTGGCACCGCCAGCACTTCTCGAACGTGAAGTCGTTCTTCCTGCTGCCGGTTCGCCAGCGTAACCAGACCGTGGCACTGCTCTACGGCGACTGGGGCGGCGCATTGTGCGCGGGCGGCATCGGCGCCAAGGAAATGGAGTTCCTGCACCATATGGGCGAAGAGATCTCCAGCAAGCTGGAGAGCGTGGCGCAACAAAACGCCAGCACCGGCAATACCGGTGACTCGCTCGCCCGTCGGCCGTCTGGCTCGACCGGCACGACTGGCACACGCTAA